A single window of Cytobacillus dafuensis DNA harbors:
- a CDS encoding site-specific integrase gives MILPPYIEEFVEDKLEHRSPTILLNYVLDYKTFFEWLISGGGVADTDIKDVKMTELESLSLEEAKNFFKHIRRKDIKVTENETKKPEEVSVSRRISTLRFLFKYLTSETEITKNKKDKYPYLIDKYIGEPFSIEM, from the coding sequence TTGATTTTGCCCCCTTATATTGAAGAATTTGTTGAAGATAAGCTTGAACATCGCTCTCCTACTATCCTTTTAAACTATGTTTTGGATTATAAAACCTTCTTCGAATGGCTTATATCTGGGGGGGGAGTTGCTGATACTGATATTAAAGATGTAAAAATGACGGAATTAGAAAGTTTATCTTTGGAAGAAGCTAAAAATTTCTTTAAACACATTAGAAGAAAAGATATTAAGGTTACCGAAAATGAAACAAAAAAACCTGAGGAAGTCTCTGTAAGTCGTAGGATCTCCACCCTTCGCTTTTTATTTAAATATCTAACGAGCGAAACAGAGATTACAAAAAATAAAAAGGATAAATACCCTTATCTAATAGATAAATATATCGGGGAACCTTTTTCCATAGAAATGTGA
- a CDS encoding tyrosine-type recombinase/integrase has translation MEELKKLFSFLEQDPHPLALRNETMFKLLATTGMRRQELVDLTWEQIDFYNGTVLILGKGKKERLLPLHSMMLPLLKKYKEFLKEYQIHPQEPVFLNKNGKVLNPSGLHVIFKEILKKSGLPPHRFSLHHLRHTFATLLVQQVKAEKVDEYGNVSYMPQEKVDLRTLQELLGHESMATTQVYTHIDFESKKKAIDSFRFS, from the coding sequence ATGGAAGAACTAAAAAAGCTGTTTTCGTTCCTTGAGCAGGATCCTCATCCTCTTGCTCTTCGAAATGAAACGATGTTTAAGCTGCTGGCAACAACCGGCATGCGGCGACAGGAACTGGTGGATCTCACTTGGGAACAAATCGATTTCTATAATGGGACGGTTCTCATTTTGGGTAAAGGAAAAAAAGAGCGTCTGCTCCCGCTTCATTCCATGATGCTGCCTTTGTTAAAGAAATACAAAGAGTTTTTAAAGGAATACCAGATACATCCACAGGAGCCTGTATTCTTAAATAAGAATGGTAAGGTGCTCAATCCAAGTGGACTTCATGTTATTTTTAAGGAGATCCTGAAAAAATCAGGCCTCCCTCCCCACCGCTTTTCACTGCATCATCTGCGGCATACGTTTGCTACCTTGTTAGTCCAGCAAGTAAAAGCAGAGAAAGTAGACGAATATGGGAACGTCTCATATATGCCTCAAGAAAAGGTGGATTTAAGAACGTTACAAGAACTTCTAGGACATGAATCCATGGCTACTACACAGGTTTACACGCATATTGATTTTGAATCGAAAAAGAAAGCCATTGATTCGTTTCGGTTTTCATAA
- a CDS encoding DUF6526 family protein — protein MNKQDYKTHTRMHPIYHYVLTVLVLGTLVAAIVQMVRSINEGANILQAMILFLLMIIIVIIAALVRFYPLKAQDRAIRAEENLRHYVLTGELLDRKLSMAQVVALRFADDNEFPGLSKKTAAENLKPDEIKKAIVNWRADMNRV, from the coding sequence ATGAATAAACAAGATTATAAAACACATACACGAATGCATCCGATTTATCATTATGTTTTAACGGTATTAGTATTAGGTACTTTAGTAGCTGCCATTGTTCAAATGGTTCGATCCATAAATGAAGGAGCAAACATTCTACAAGCAATGATTCTATTTTTACTCATGATCATTATTGTCATAATCGCAGCTCTTGTGAGATTTTATCCATTAAAAGCTCAAGATCGTGCCATACGCGCGGAGGAAAACCTACGTCATTATGTATTAACTGGGGAATTATTAGACCGGAAACTAAGTATGGCGCAAGTGGTAGCTTTACGTTTTGCAGATGATAATGAATTTCCCGGACTTAGTAAAAAAACTGCTGCGGAAAATTTAAAGCCGGATGAGATAAAGAAAGCAATCGTAAATTGGCGAGCTGATATGAATAGAGTTTAA
- a CDS encoding TorD/DmsD family molecular chaperone, whose translation MTSTMVSKKEELSQILESSVNTYKVLFFLFSEPLNEDLYDQVKNSGMMNGLSEVFEEGQILEDYFESLESVNFDEITNEYRRLFIGPNMINAPLWESFYTDEKNLLFSKSTFQIRDLLLKSGREYILKNNEPEDHLLVELEFAIYLINENLRTYEETGEFNKTLLEDHLNLLTNHLCVWVPQLGERIRKHSTTPLYVGSSYFLESFLKFDEETVRELLELL comes from the coding sequence ATGACTTCGACAATGGTAAGTAAAAAAGAAGAATTAAGCCAAATACTAGAATCAAGTGTCAACACGTATAAAGTATTGTTTTTCTTGTTTTCTGAACCTCTAAATGAGGATTTATATGACCAAGTGAAAAATTCAGGAATGATGAACGGCTTAAGTGAAGTATTCGAAGAAGGTCAAATTCTTGAGGACTATTTTGAATCGTTAGAGTCAGTTAATTTTGACGAAATAACCAACGAGTATCGCCGTTTATTTATTGGTCCGAATATGATTAATGCCCCGTTATGGGAGTCTTTTTATACAGATGAAAAGAACCTATTATTTAGTAAAAGCACCTTCCAAATTCGTGACTTATTATTAAAATCTGGCCGTGAATATATATTGAAGAATAATGAGCCTGAAGATCATTTATTAGTAGAATTAGAATTTGCAATCTATCTAATAAATGAAAATCTCCGTACGTATGAAGAAACAGGCGAATTTAATAAGACATTATTAGAAGATCATTTGAACTTATTAACTAACCATCTATGCGTTTGGGTTCCTCAATTAGGAGAGAGGATCAGAAAGCACAGTACAACTCCGTTATATGTTGGTTCCTCATATTTCCTTGAGTCCTTTCTAAAATTTGATGAAGAAACCGTTCGCGAACTCCTTGAATTGCTATAA
- a CDS encoding tyrosine-type recombinase/integrase: MRDNERDYSIISLFLSSGIRVNELANLRLRDIDFSTNEIKVIRKDNKEDIVAVFPESMNDLIEYLSIREQRYLGSDDPSEYVYIAKYGGYNSPLSVRTVQNIVEKYTILLI; encoded by the coding sequence CTGCGCGATAATGAACGTGATTATTCAATAATATCGCTATTTTTGTCTTCGGGTATCCGTGTTAATGAGTTGGCGAATCTTCGTCTGAGGGATATCGATTTTTCAACTAATGAAATTAAAGTTATCCGAAAAGATAATAAAGAGGATATTGTAGCGGTTTTCCCTGAAAGTATGAATGATTTAATAGAGTATTTATCTATCCGTGAGCAACGTTATTTAGGTTCTGACGATCCTAGTGAATATGTTTATATTGCCAAGTATGGTGGTTATAACTCCCCTCTATCAGTTAGAACAGTTCAAAATATCGTAGAGAAATATACAATTTTATTAATTTAA
- a CDS encoding tyrosine-type recombinase/integrase: MTKQDTNPKAIKNENESLTNDYAHPPQDIEDLIHPSSLVIDAFNHMKEYKDWSLSTIDDYVQDVQHYSSFCYNIKKEPILSMARLHIVNQWIQQQKEAGVAVATIQRRLASLSSIYKFYKELGKVAVNSFKIAELPIGLKGHHSRDLGIEELIKVYSCLYQMKEDGFDVGITVHVMLTTGLRNKALTELKVKDVDFKEQVIHYNIGIFNSKHKIQVFPVPPKLLTRLKEQIRSYQLQPEDTLLVGLKGYPLRAKQLNRITDKIFQYLDWSGDLHVTPHGFRASIATILHERDVSRDDIKLLLGHSDKIDNLHFYLRRHRKELNRLRHELTLIEQEIEEGVELLKGREGKNIANKEDAEVVVLHNPVKEAPSNHSNMISQEEFLRIMKVNKTAAMALLEQNLVTFE, from the coding sequence ATGACAAAACAAGATACTAATCCAAAAGCCATAAAAAATGAAAACGAAAGTCTTACTAATGATTATGCACACCCACCCCAGGATATAGAAGATTTAATTCATCCTTCTTCGCTTGTAATAGACGCTTTTAACCATATGAAAGAATATAAAGATTGGTCCTTATCTACTATAGATGATTATGTACAAGATGTGCAGCACTATAGTTCATTTTGCTACAACATCAAGAAAGAGCCCATTCTTTCTATGGCTAGATTACATATCGTGAATCAATGGATCCAACAACAAAAAGAAGCGGGGGTAGCGGTGGCAACGATACAGCGGAGGCTAGCCAGCCTTTCTTCCATTTACAAATTTTATAAAGAATTAGGAAAAGTCGCTGTAAATTCGTTTAAAATTGCGGAATTACCTATTGGATTAAAAGGGCATCATTCACGGGATCTTGGCATAGAAGAACTAATAAAAGTATATAGTTGCCTATATCAAATGAAAGAAGATGGATTCGATGTAGGAATCACCGTTCACGTCATGCTAACGACAGGTTTACGTAATAAGGCACTCACAGAGCTAAAAGTAAAAGATGTAGACTTTAAAGAGCAAGTGATTCACTATAATATAGGGATATTCAATTCTAAACATAAAATACAGGTATTTCCCGTCCCGCCTAAACTTCTTACACGACTAAAGGAACAAATCAGGTCATACCAATTACAACCGGAAGACACGTTACTTGTTGGGCTAAAAGGATATCCATTACGTGCCAAACAGTTAAATCGCATTACCGACAAAATATTTCAATACTTGGATTGGTCGGGGGATTTGCATGTCACTCCTCATGGGTTTAGAGCATCCATAGCAACCATTTTACATGAACGAGATGTAAGTCGTGACGACATTAAATTATTACTTGGTCATAGTGATAAGATCGATAACCTGCATTTTTATTTGCGTCGTCATCGAAAAGAACTAAATCGTTTACGTCATGAATTGACTTTAATTGAACAAGAAATAGAAGAGGGTGTAGAACTGCTTAAAGGAAGGGAAGGGAAAAACATAGCAAATAAGGAAGATGCTGAAGTTGTTGTCCTACATAACCCGGTAAAAGAAGCTCCATCCAATCATTCAAATATGATTTCACAGGAAGAATTTCTCCGAATTATGAAGGTCAATAAAACAGCTGCAATGGCATTACTTGAGCAAAATCTTGTTACTTTTGAATAA
- a CDS encoding site-specific integrase, with product MHYQQAMDDFLLYLEVEQNYSSNTIRSYEYDLTVFRYFLEKHKRSTDLSDLNASIVRRFVQDQMLNYKSKPRTMQRRISSLKSFSNYCLKEQLMTADFMAGIKAQNRIPSFRFI from the coding sequence ATGCACTACCAGCAAGCAATGGATGATTTTTTACTGTATCTAGAAGTCGAACAAAATTATTCATCAAACACGATTCGAAGCTATGAATATGACTTAACGGTATTTCGTTATTTCCTTGAAAAACATAAACGTTCTACAGATCTTTCGGATCTGAATGCATCGATTGTACGGCGTTTTGTTCAGGATCAGATGTTGAATTATAAAAGTAAGCCGCGAACCATGCAGCGCCGAATTTCCAGCTTAAAGTCGTTCAGCAACTATTGTTTAAAAGAACAGCTGATGACAGCCGATTTTATGGCCGGAATTAAGGCTCAAAATCGGATTCCAAGCTTCCGGTTTATATGA
- a CDS encoding alanine/glycine:cation symporter family protein, translating to MDLFLKSLESGVGFLNEIVWTYILIAVLILLGLYFSLKSNFVQFRYFGEMFRILGDKSLVSADGKRGISSFQAFCISAASRVGTGNIAGVATAIATGGPGAVFWMWLIACLGAASSFVESTLAQIYKVKDKDGFRGGPAYYMEKGLKKRWMGIIFAIIITFCFGLVFNSVQSNTIALAFNEAFGTSRLTIGIVLAIMTAIIIFGGVKRIANVSQVVVPIMAVIYLIVAIIVVIMNITEIPHLISMIVKSAFGIEQAIGGTFGAAIMMGIKRGLFSNEAGMGSAPNAAATASVTHPVKQGLIQTLGVFVDTLLICSATAFIILLYSDFSTSDLTGIQLTQAALTEHVGSWGPTFLAVAIFLFAFTSVIGNYYYGETNIEFIKNSPTALFIYRLAVVGMVIFGAVVDLATVWSLADLFMGIMALINLVAIVMLGKVAIAALKDYKAQRKEGKDPVFYADSIPGLDGIECWETKEEALNKKKI from the coding sequence ATGGATCTTTTTTTAAAAAGCTTAGAATCTGGGGTAGGATTTCTTAATGAAATTGTATGGACTTATATATTAATTGCAGTATTAATTTTATTAGGTTTATATTTTAGTTTGAAGAGTAATTTTGTTCAATTTCGTTACTTCGGAGAAATGTTTCGGATACTGGGGGATAAATCGCTTGTTTCCGCTGACGGTAAGAGAGGAATATCTTCATTTCAAGCATTCTGCATAAGTGCTGCATCACGTGTTGGAACAGGAAATATAGCTGGAGTGGCTACAGCAATTGCAACAGGAGGGCCTGGAGCTGTTTTTTGGATGTGGCTTATCGCCTGTTTAGGTGCAGCATCTAGTTTCGTAGAGAGTACGCTTGCACAAATATACAAGGTGAAGGATAAGGATGGTTTCCGTGGAGGGCCAGCTTATTATATGGAAAAAGGCTTGAAGAAACGCTGGATGGGGATCATATTCGCCATTATCATTACATTCTGCTTTGGTCTCGTATTTAATTCAGTTCAATCTAATACGATTGCATTAGCCTTTAATGAAGCTTTTGGAACAAGTCGTCTTACAATTGGGATAGTGCTTGCTATTATGACAGCGATTATCATTTTTGGTGGAGTAAAGCGAATTGCAAATGTTTCACAGGTGGTTGTGCCAATTATGGCAGTCATTTACCTTATTGTTGCGATTATTGTCGTAATAATGAATATTACAGAGATCCCACATTTAATTTCCATGATTGTAAAAAGCGCATTTGGTATCGAACAAGCTATCGGAGGTACATTTGGTGCAGCCATTATGATGGGGATAAAGAGAGGGCTCTTTTCGAATGAAGCTGGTATGGGGAGTGCACCAAACGCAGCAGCAACCGCTTCTGTTACACATCCTGTAAAACAAGGTTTGATTCAAACCTTAGGTGTGTTCGTAGACACGCTTCTAATTTGTTCGGCTACTGCATTTATCATCCTCTTATATAGTGATTTTTCAACATCAGATTTAACCGGTATCCAATTAACACAAGCTGCACTGACAGAACATGTCGGTTCATGGGGACCAACTTTCCTTGCTGTGGCAATCTTTTTGTTTGCTTTCACTTCTGTCATTGGTAACTACTATTATGGTGAAACGAATATTGAATTTATCAAAAACAGTCCAACAGCATTATTTATTTATCGTCTAGCTGTTGTTGGTATGGTTATTTTTGGAGCTGTAGTTGATTTAGCAACTGTATGGAGCCTTGCTGATTTATTCATGGGAATAATGGCTCTAATAAACCTTGTGGCTATCGTTATGCTAGGAAAAGTTGCAATTGCTGCGTTAAAAGATTATAAAGCTCAGCGTAAAGAAGGAAAAGATCCAGTATTTTATGCGGATTCAATTCCGGGCTTAGATGGAATTGAGTGCTGGGAAACAAAAGAAGAAGCTCTAAATAAAAAGAAAATATGA
- a CDS encoding dimethyl sulfoxide reductase anchor subunit family protein: MHEWPLLIFTLLVHTAIGGTIAVTIYIISMKKNAVEAFQTIKLSLVALSIISLIGLGASFLHLGKISHAFYTISSLGSSWFSREILFVSLFIFLLVLTLSLSIMTKKVNMLLLSLAAVVGFATLYVMSSIYATTMIEAWNGVGTYAAFYAAALVIGASIALALLNKQTSNSMMALFAVAVIGLAIKLVVLPVHFGSLTEALSSTENSLLYSQLVLGVLGVIILGYVVFVRKTYHMALVWSAFLLVFIGEFLGRYLFFMNAI; the protein is encoded by the coding sequence ATGCATGAATGGCCATTATTGATCTTCACATTATTAGTTCATACTGCTATTGGTGGTACAATAGCAGTGACGATATATATAATATCAATGAAGAAGAATGCAGTTGAGGCATTCCAAACGATTAAATTGTCGTTAGTCGCGCTGAGTATTATCTCTCTAATTGGATTGGGAGCTTCTTTCCTTCATTTAGGTAAAATATCACATGCTTTTTATACGATTTCAAGTTTAGGTTCTTCTTGGTTTAGTCGTGAAATCCTGTTTGTAAGTTTATTTATTTTCTTATTAGTTTTGACACTTTCTTTATCGATTATGACAAAGAAAGTGAATATGCTTTTGCTATCATTAGCAGCCGTCGTTGGTTTTGCAACGCTTTATGTGATGTCTTCCATTTATGCGACAACAATGATTGAAGCATGGAACGGTGTCGGAACATATGCCGCTTTCTATGCAGCTGCACTCGTAATCGGAGCATCAATTGCATTAGCTTTACTAAACAAACAAACTTCTAATTCAATGATGGCTTTATTCGCAGTCGCGGTAATTGGTTTAGCAATCAAGCTTGTAGTGCTTCCAGTTCATTTTGGAAGCTTAACAGAAGCTTTGAGTTCTACTGAGAACAGCCTACTCTATAGTCAATTAGTTCTAGGAGTTCTTGGAGTAATTATTTTAGGATATGTTGTATTCGTTCGTAAAACTTATCATATGGCTTTAGTATGGTCAGCCTTTCTTCTCGTTTTTATCGGTGAATTTTTAGGACGTTATCTGTTTTTTATGAATGCCATATAA
- a CDS encoding ABC transporter ATP-binding protein has product MNSEKEIIKVQNLVKKYGDFTAVNGIEFQVKKGEVFGLLGPNGAGKTTTLEMLVGLRKPDDGTAFIDGFDITRELNKIKEVIGVQLQSTSLFELLTVKEILHLYASFYNNQVSIPALIEDMLLTDKSKNRIKSLSGGQKQRLAIALALVHDPKIIFLDEPTTGLDPQARRTLWDIIIRLKERGKTIVLTTHYMDEAHVLCDRIAIMDQGQLIALDTPSLLVKNLQSDSAVEFRFQDESLEVDLKGIEGVKQVGNHKDTYVLYTDDLQTTLTRLIQTASDKNLKLVDLQTRTATLEDVFIHMTGRRLREG; this is encoded by the coding sequence ATGAATTCTGAGAAAGAGATCATTAAAGTTCAGAACCTTGTGAAAAAATATGGTGATTTTACAGCGGTAAACGGGATCGAGTTTCAAGTGAAGAAAGGAGAAGTTTTCGGCTTGCTTGGTCCGAATGGTGCTGGCAAAACAACGACATTAGAAATGTTGGTTGGGCTTAGGAAACCAGATGATGGAACGGCGTTTATTGATGGATTTGATATCACTCGTGAATTAAATAAGATAAAAGAAGTGATCGGTGTTCAGCTCCAATCCACATCCCTTTTTGAGCTACTAACAGTGAAAGAAATATTACACTTATATGCCAGTTTCTACAATAATCAAGTGTCTATTCCTGCATTAATCGAAGATATGCTTCTGACCGATAAATCGAAGAATCGCATCAAAAGTTTATCAGGCGGACAAAAACAGAGATTAGCGATTGCATTAGCACTTGTACACGATCCAAAGATTATTTTTTTGGATGAGCCGACAACAGGACTTGATCCCCAGGCTAGAAGAACACTATGGGATATTATTATTCGCCTAAAAGAAAGAGGAAAAACGATTGTTTTAACGACTCATTATATGGACGAAGCACATGTCTTATGTGACCGAATTGCCATTATGGATCAAGGTCAGCTCATTGCCTTAGACACCCCTTCTTTGCTTGTTAAAAACCTGCAATCAGATAGTGCGGTAGAGTTTCGTTTTCAAGATGAATCCCTTGAAGTGGATTTAAAGGGAATCGAAGGAGTCAAGCAAGTTGGAAATCATAAAGACACTTATGTCCTTTACACTGATGATTTGCAAACCACCTTAACGCGCTTGATTCAGACGGCCTCCGACAAAAACCTCAAATTAGTAGATCTGCAGACACGTACAGCTACCCTAGAAGATGTGTTTATACACATGACAGGAAGGAGGTTACGTGAAGGATGA
- a CDS encoding staygreen family protein → MNKLDPSTVSVMYLPPTTEFRPVDGRKYTLAQSKSTGEWFLSIGYHYNPNPQNFSFRDEVLAEWIPQLGEYVLSGKIFISDQDFDKHYAKIRFMIFEREVKQALSGIIFGDRIFFSNYPWLLDSPIYIQFESNFEEYNKMIYFGTPRQYLSSAPQLIET, encoded by the coding sequence ATGAATAAATTAGATCCATCAACAGTTAGTGTAATGTATTTACCGCCAACAACTGAATTTAGGCCTGTAGATGGCAGAAAATATACATTGGCACAATCTAAATCTACAGGTGAGTGGTTTTTAAGTATTGGTTATCATTATAATCCTAATCCACAAAATTTTTCATTCAGAGATGAAGTCCTTGCAGAATGGATTCCGCAGCTAGGAGAGTATGTTTTAAGTGGAAAAATTTTTATAAGTGATCAAGATTTTGATAAGCATTATGCGAAAATACGCTTTATGATTTTCGAGCGAGAAGTAAAACAAGCATTATCAGGGATCATATTTGGTGACCGTATATTTTTCTCAAATTACCCATGGCTTTTGGATTCCCCCATATACATTCAATTTGAATCAAATTTCGAAGAGTATAATAAAATGATTTACTTCGGAACGCCTCGCCAGTATTTAAGTTCTGCGCCTCAACTAATTGAGACGTAA
- a CDS encoding ABC transporter permease: MRAYRQLTLSQLRIFLRNRQVLFWTLAFPIFLMIMLGSFLGNGNGMSVSIGVVDQDQSNQSKQLIDILIQNEAIQLEKENNKEEAFKQLKKGDLHVVVVIPEGYESFLNNKPIDSQPFTLPVYFNETNFAVSQVGIQLVNGAVDGISKARVDYVPVVVTDAKGIEALNLKYIDFLVPGIVAMMIMSNNMNGVAGQIAAWRERGILRRMQGTTLKASTFIAAQITARLVLNGLQALIVLGVAHLIFDIEVRGSWLTLISFVILGTLAFMAIGFIIAGIAKTPESAAPIAGFLSFPMLFLGGVFFPIKDMPEFLQPIVQTLPIAHLSHALRETMNVGASFISLGTEALILGGWLIGAFIVASYTFKWE, encoded by the coding sequence ATGAGAGCATACAGGCAATTAACTCTATCGCAATTACGCATTTTTCTTCGTAATCGCCAAGTCTTATTTTGGACGTTAGCCTTTCCAATTTTTCTCATGATCATGTTAGGCTCATTTTTAGGAAACGGAAATGGAATGTCTGTATCGATTGGGGTAGTGGATCAAGATCAATCTAATCAGTCGAAACAATTAATAGATATCTTAATTCAAAACGAAGCCATACAGTTGGAAAAAGAAAATAATAAAGAAGAGGCATTTAAGCAATTAAAAAAAGGTGATCTTCATGTCGTCGTTGTCATTCCAGAAGGATACGAATCTTTTTTGAACAATAAACCAATAGATTCACAGCCCTTCACTCTACCTGTTTACTTTAATGAAACCAATTTTGCAGTTTCTCAAGTCGGTATCCAGTTAGTAAATGGGGCAGTAGATGGAATTAGTAAAGCAAGGGTTGATTATGTTCCAGTCGTTGTTACCGATGCGAAGGGAATAGAAGCGCTAAACTTAAAATATATTGATTTCTTAGTTCCTGGGATCGTCGCGATGATGATTATGAGCAACAACATGAATGGGGTCGCAGGGCAAATTGCCGCTTGGAGAGAACGCGGGATTTTAAGAAGAATGCAAGGAACTACATTAAAAGCATCAACCTTTATTGCTGCACAAATTACCGCAAGATTAGTATTAAATGGTTTGCAAGCACTCATTGTTTTAGGTGTTGCCCATCTCATTTTTGACATTGAAGTTCGAGGATCGTGGCTTACTTTGATCAGCTTTGTCATCCTAGGAACGTTAGCATTTATGGCAATTGGATTCATCATTGCAGGCATTGCAAAAACACCGGAAAGTGCTGCACCTATTGCCGGATTTCTTTCCTTTCCAATGCTGTTCTTAGGAGGCGTATTTTTTCCGATTAAAGACATGCCGGAATTTCTTCAGCCGATTGTTCAAACCTTACCGATTGCACATTTAAGCCACGCACTTCGAGAAACGATGAATGTCGGAGCATCGTTTATAAGTTTAGGGACAGAGGCACTGATTCTAGGCGGCTGGCTCATAGGAGCATTTATTGTTGCTAGCTATACGTTTAAATGGGAATAG
- a CDS encoding DMSO/selenate family reductase complex B subunit — protein sequence MGQVGFYINQAKCTGCKACQIACKDKNDNKVGILFRRVYEFEEGISTKVNGVFKTSLQSASLSISCNHCDNPKCVQGCPTGAMHKRESDGVVLVDHEKCVGCKYCTWNCPYGAPQFNDDLGMMTKCDTCLDLREKGENPACVDACPFNALEFGEISELRAAYGTINEVSGLPSAKFTNPNIVITPNIKE from the coding sequence ATGGGACAAGTTGGTTTTTATATCAATCAGGCAAAATGTACAGGTTGTAAAGCATGTCAAATTGCCTGCAAAGATAAAAATGATAATAAAGTAGGTATTCTTTTCAGACGTGTATACGAATTTGAAGAAGGTATATCGACAAAAGTAAATGGAGTTTTCAAGACTTCTTTGCAAAGTGCTTCACTTTCAATTTCTTGTAACCATTGCGATAATCCAAAATGTGTTCAAGGCTGTCCTACAGGTGCCATGCATAAACGTGAAAGTGATGGAGTGGTTCTAGTTGATCATGAAAAATGTGTAGGCTGTAAATACTGTACTTGGAATTGTCCTTACGGTGCTCCTCAATTTAATGATGACTTAGGTATGATGACAAAATGTGATACATGCTTAGATTTACGTGAAAAAGGAGAAAATCCAGCATGTGTAGATGCCTGTCCATTTAATGCATTAGAATTTGGTGAAATCAGTGAGCTACGTGCAGCTTATGGAACGATCAATGAAGTGAGCGGTTTACCGAGCGCAAAATTCACGAATCCGAATATTGTCATCACACCAAATATTAAAGAGTAA